A stretch of Henckelia pumila isolate YLH828 chromosome 4, ASM3356847v2, whole genome shotgun sequence DNA encodes these proteins:
- the LOC140862299 gene encoding uncharacterized protein has translation MGRRDNRDPLGPMGIRPRDPRDIPPKLGEKPYCTVCKRAHSGRCLDGAGVCFKCKKPRYLASDYPELRRPVPGRVFVMQAEEADPDTTLITELALFNFNLSVVVITVYEGRILVASVATRALLDSGATHSFILEAFAHKRGIKHEELLVGFSVTIPSEEELSTRSIVKNLELLLQGQSVVADLIVLPMLEFDLILGMDWMMKNAVVIDFQQKSVLVRPVGEETFWFEAARSLRKTRIISFLQAQQLILDGFESFLASLSLTKLPARPVVSDVDVVRDFGDVFPDDVIGIPPDREVEFSIDLIPGTVPISKEPYRLAPTEMRELKEQIKELIIKVKNKYPLPRIEDLFDQLQGASMGTRRRLDLNTLPIIPTTETPPIMTPPVVQMDDTITPMEALLKRFQSFRPPYLNGKENPIDCESWLEDIDQLFESLDYSDDRRTRLVIHQLQGVAKSWWMTIKRAKENKGTTITWALFRAEFYKRFFPVSYRNDKGAEFANLRQGNMSIEDYVAKFDSLLRFDPHIANNEEAKADQFINDLHPDIFILAKGAEVGLMRKRENQYQPQQQQQRQNQNQPQMNEGSSSGDTGASHSLISEKFVLMHALPVEPLPSFVSVTSPLGGGIVSKNLVRNYCVDLLPYLKNRRLESRPHIECQENFDVLKKALMTTPVLAMPSGQGDFVVYTDASKMGLGAVLMHRDRVIAYASRQLKEHEKNYPTHDLDYHPDKVNVIADALSRKTAVIASLAVSRLLQVEIQRFGLELYAGGRAPKFSSVTVQATLFDRIRVAQVVDEQLRKWRQRVEDKDNGLYSVVDGIVKFRGRFWVPAGDSLRDNIMLEAHTSP, from the exons ATGGGCCGCAGAGACAACAGGGACCCTTTAGGCCCCATGGGCATCAGGCCCAGAGACCCCAGGGACATTCCTCCTAAGTTGGGGGAGAAGCCATATTGCACGGTTTGCAAGCGTGCCCATTCAGGGAGATGTCTAGATGGTGCAGGAGTTTGCTTTAAGTGCAAGAAGCCGAGATACTTGGCTAGTGACTACCCGGAGTTGAGGAGGCCAGTGCCAGGACGAGTGTTTGTGATGCAAGCCGAGGAGGCCGATCCAGACACTACACTCATCACAG AACTTGCCTTATTTAATTTCAATCTTTCCGTGGTTGTAATCACCGTTTATGAAGGTAGGATTTTAGTAGCCAGTGTAGCCACTAGAGCTTTgttagactcaggggctacccactcttttattttggaggCTTTTGCCCATAAGAGGGGTATTAAGCACGAGGAGCTGTTGGTTGGATTCTCAGTGACTATCCCTTCAGAGGAAGAGCTATCCACCCGGAGCATAGTGAAGAATCTTGAGCTGTTATTGCAAGGGCAGTCAGTAGTTGCAGATCTAATAGTGTTGCCCATGCTTGAGTTTGACTTGATTCTTGGGATGGACTGGATGATGAAGAATGCAGTGGTGATTGACTTTCAGCAGAAATCAGTGTTAGTCAGACCGGTGGGAGAGGAAACATTTTGGTTTGAGGCTGCTAGGAGTTTGAGGAAGACTCGGATCATATCCTTTTTGCAAGCTCAGCAGCTCATTCTTGATGGGTTCGAGTCATTCCTAGCCAGCTTATCTTTGACCAAGTTGCCAGCACGTCCAGTTGTTTCAGACGTGGATGTTGTCAGAGATTTTGGGGATGTGTTCCCAGATGATGTTATCGGTATTCCGCCTGATAGAGAAGTTGAGTTCTCTATTGACTTGATTCCAGGCACCGTGCCAATTTCTAAGGAACCCTACAGATTGGCTCCTACAGAAATGAGGGAACTGAAAGAGCAAATTAAAGAGTTGATTATCAAAG tgaagaacaagtacccgcTTCCCCGTATTGAGgacctctttgatcagttgcaaggcGCCTCC atgggtactcgaagaaggCTAGACCTGAATACTCTACCGATTATTCCTACGACAGAAACTCCTCCGATTATGACTCCTCCGGTGGTACAGATGGATGACACGATCACGCCTATGGaagccttactgaagaggttccaatcttttAGGCCGCCGTATTTGAATGGGAAGGAAAATCCGATCgattgcgagagttggttggaagatattgatcagctctttGAGTCGCTTGACTACTCGGATGACCGCAGAACGAGACTGGTAATTCATCAACTTCAGGGAgtggcaaagagttggtggatgacTATCAAAAGAGCCAAAGAAAATAAAGGTACGACAATTACTTGGGCACTTTTTAGAGCAGAGTTCTATAAGAGATTCTTTCCAGTTTCCTATCGAAATGATAAAGGtgccgagtttgcaaatttgaggcAAGGTAATATGAGTATCGAGGACTATGTTGCGAAGTTTGACAGTTTATTGAGGTTCGATCCGCATATTGCCAACAATGAGGAGGCAAAagcagaccagttcattaacgATTTGCACCCTGACATCTTTATTCTG gcaaagggagcagaagtgGGGCTGATGAGGAAGAGGGAGAATCAGTACCAGcctcaacagcaacagcagagGCAGAATCAGAATCAACCACAGATGAATGAGGGTAGTAGCAGTGGTG atacaggtgcatctcacTCGTTAATATCagagaaatttgttttgatgcatgctttacctgttgagcctttaccttCATTTGTTTCGGTTACTTcgcctttgggtggaggaattgtgtCGAAGAATTTGGTTAGAAACT ATTGTGTTGATCTATTGCCTTATCTtaagaatagaagattagaatctaggcctcacatAGAGTGTCAAGAGAACTTTGATGTATTGAAGAAAGCTCTTATGACAACGCCAGTTTTGGCTATGCCTTCAGGGCAGGGTGACTTTGTTGTTTACACCGATGCTTCCAAGATGGGACTAGGAGCGGTTCTTATGCATCGAGATAgagttattgcttatgcttctaggCAGTTGAAGGAGCATGAGAAGAATTATCctactcatgatttgga TTACCATCCGGATAAGGTTAATGTCATTGCAGATGCGTTGAGTAGGAAAACAGCAGTGATTGCCTCTTTGGCAGTTTCTAGACTgttgcaggttgagattcagaggtttgggcTAGAGCTTTATGCTGGGGGTAGAGCTCCCAAATTTTCTTCAGTGACAGTGCAGGCTACTTTATTTGACCGCATTCGAGTTGCTCAAGTGGTTGATGAACAATTGAGGAAGTGGAGACAAAGAGTTGAAGATAAGGACAATGGGTTGTATTCAGTAGTAGATGGGATTGTGAAGTTTAGAGGTCGATTTTGGGTGCCCGCAGGTGACTCTCTACGAGATAATATCATGTTAGAGGCACATACATCACCGTAA
- the LOC140862300 gene encoding uncharacterized protein, whose protein sequence is MVAEGWIRLLEAIFCYIELGDADRVRCMTFLLKDDAVLWFEGMEQTVDVATLTWEAFKTLFNEKYFTAEVRAQLKKEFMSLRQGDLTVSEYVRKFERGCHFVQLIGNDEAEKFQHFVTCLRPHFYRDMTMAEPVDYATVVRKALMSEQSLKEISAEAHSKRPFTHQGH, encoded by the coding sequence ATGGTAGCGGAGGGCTGGATTCGCTTGCTAGAGGCGATTTTTTGCTATATTGAGTTGGGAGATGCGGACCGAGTTCGTTGTATGACGTTCCTTCTCAAGGATGACGCCGTCTTGTGGTTTGAGGGTATGGAGCAGACTGTTGATGTTGCCACACTGACTTGGGAGGCATTCAAGACCCTCTTCAATGAGAAATATTTCACTGCTGAGGTGAGGGCACAGTTGAAGaaagagttcatgagtctccggcagggagaTCTGACTGTATCAGAGTACGTGAGGAAGTTTGAGAGGGGTTGCCACTTTGTGCAACTGATTGGGAATGATGAGGCGGAGAAATTTCAGCACTTTGTGACTTGTCTGAGGCCGCATTTCTATAGGGACATGACTATGGCTGAGCCAGTGGATTATGCAACCGTGGTCAGAAAGGCGTTGATGTCTGAGCAGTCCTTGAAGGAAATCAGTGCCGAGGCACATAGCAAGAGGCCTTTCACTCATCAGGGTCACTAG